The following is a genomic window from Thalassophryne amazonica chromosome 14, fThaAma1.1, whole genome shotgun sequence.
GAGGTCACTGGCCAGCTACATATGGACCAAACAGTATGTTACAGCGTGTATTTTTTGTTACTTTGAAATGTACACAAGATATTCTGCCACAAAGTTTTCGCTTCACTATAAGCTACTGAGTAGCTGCATTTGGCTCTATTCAAATTTTATGGATGGCACCGTTAAAAAAAATACTAACTCAAGAGGTTGGGGTAGCAAAGACCACATGActtattcaaaataaaattgtAGAATTTAGAATGTTATATGGTAGCGGCAATGCTGGAGTTTATTAATAATACTTAAAAGAAAAGACCGATTCACACTAGCTTGTGCACATCTTCTGTGTACAACCGAAAAACTCGAGTCAAGTacacccccaacccccccccccaaaaaaaaaaaaaaaaacctgaacctCATCAGGTACTTTGCACAGAACAAACAGGAATAACACACGCTAGGCAACAAGGGACTGAAGACAAGACATTAAAAGTAGAGTTTAACAAATGAGACCAACATGAACACAGAGGACAGGTACAGAAACATAAATGCGCAATGGTACAACTGAATGAGGACATCAATAACAGAAATGCTTAATCAGAACATTACAACTCCTCCAGACTTCGAACAAACCCAAAAGGCCACAGATGTATATTGCCACTCAGTCACTGTTCTGACAATTCTTCCTGGGACTACACCCAGAAGTTGTCTTATTCTTCTTCACAGTACCCTGTTAATAGAACAATACTTACATATATCTTCTTTGCATACTAACATCTACAGGGCCTTTTCAACAAATGTACTACAAAGCAAAATGGTTTCAggtaaattagtttttttttttttttttttttttgaggcacaACCTGAGACTTTGCTCAAGGTCTACCTGGAGGTCCAAAATTAGTTTTTGGTAGAAATTGCATCACAGAGACAACAGGCCTGGATGTGCCTGTGTTGTTGAGGGTTATGTATGGGTCAACTGTCATTTCCAGTGATGTGAATGCAAAAGTACAGTGCCCTCTGTAGGCAATCTCCAAGAAGCACATGCCACAGGAATGCTGCATTCATGCTCCTGGTGCCCAAtttcttgatttatttttaaagataaAATAGTTATCTTGTCATACTTACAAGCAGCAACAAACCTGAGTAGTCGTATAtcttttttactttaaacatacaAAAACGTATGTACAATTATCTCCATTTTCTGTAAACAGCAAGTTAGCGTTGTTTTAAATCCCTTTGATTGAAACATGCAAATCATATGCAAATACAAACCAAACAAAGGTATTTCGGGAGATGAAATTTTACACCTTAAAAAATAAGCGCAACATAAATGGAATGCCATCATCTCCAGCTGGCCACAGATTTCCTCCACACAACTCCAGAAATGTGTTCGAGTTAAATAACTAATTCAAATAAACATAAGAAAATGAAAGTGCACCCCTtccatgcattattattatttttttgttttaataatacAGGCAATACTTCTGTTTTGCGACATGGAGATTAGGGTGTACTCCCCTATGACAACAACCACTGGATAATTCCTAGACCCACGTGAAcaggaaggaggcaaaagcagcaAATTgactcacagacagacacaactgAGTGTCACCACTCAGTTCTGATGGTCAGGAAGCACTGGTTTTCATTTTTCAGGAATTAAATCCAACATGTCTGCAgattctttttttccttcttcttctaccATTCAGTAAAGGGTTTATCATCTCAGGGCACTTAACAAGGAATACAGCATATTCTGCACAAGTCTAAACTGTGGGTAGTTTGTTGTCATTTCTGTGTGCTGGTCGCGGCTGCGGAGCGGTGGACTCAATGTCTCTGGTCTCCCAACTCATGTGACAAGTCACTAGGCGGATACTGCTGTGAGGTCCGTAGCCCACCTGGGTGTGACAGGAAGGGAGGAGGAGAAACAAGAATAAGGAGGAGGGAGGGAGGTAAGGAGGTTAGCCATAGAGACGCAAGCCAGACCAGACACACTGCAGTACAGAAGGGGAGCAAGAAGGGAAAAGGGAAGAAAAAGAAGTACCTGCAGCAACACTGCTACCCTTGGAGATTTTGCTCACTTTGGAGCAAGAAGACGAGGATGAGGAAGAAGGGTGGTGGTTGACTTCAGCGTGTGGCCTCTTGCGGGATGACGATGTGGTGGACACCGGAGCAGCGGGGGCCCGTTCCATGCTAACAAGTCCCAGTGGACTCTGCAGCAGCACCCCACCTCCTCCGTGACCCTCGGGACCTCCTCGCCCGTTCCCGCTGTGTGTGTGACCGTGGCTATGCTTGTGGTGGCGGTGTGAGGCGTGCTCTGCTCCACGATACTGTTTGTCCTTGCTCACTAGAGGACTGGAATGTTTACTCTTGTTGTTGGCTGCCATGCCTTCGTCTGATGAGCTGTTGCGTTCAGATGACGAAACCTTGAGTTTCATCTTCAAGTCGTCCTTGCTTAGTTGTCCACTTTTATCTAACTGAGAGCTACTGGCAGACCCAGGAACGGCCAGACGAAGTTTGAGTGAGCTCGCCCCTTTGTCCCGTTTATCACTGTGGTGACGTCTATCTTGTCCTGTGGATGAGTGAGAAGGGACCTTTTTCATTGGGGAGGCAGTGCTGATGCTGCTACTACcataggcatgctgggatatttgGTGGGTCTGTGAATGTTTTCTATGGTCTAACTGGCTTGCAGAGAATGGTGCGCATGTGGAGATGGAAGAAGAATCCTCCCTTGCATCGCACTCCATTAGTCCACCATGTTGCTCTTGCCTGCGTTTCTGTCCAGCTGCTACCAGCTCTGCAACATGTTTCTCTCTGTACTTCTCAAGGGAGAGCTTCTGAGCTGGAGAAGGCTGTGGTGGAGGGAGCTGAGTGGCAGCGAGTTGATGCTTTCCTGCTACACTCCCACCAGCTCCTTTTTGTTCATGCTTAACAGGGTTGAAGTCCATTTTCTCAGTCTTGTATAAAGGTGGAtgatgaagcaaagaagatgtggagGTTGGTAAGGGCAGTGTTGGCCCTTGGTGAGGAACGCTGACTGAATCCTGTTTTAAACATGTGGAAAGGTAAACTGCTTGACTTTGGTTGCCCTGGGGCCATTCGCTGTGGCAAGATGGATTGTACGTGCCAGCCATCGCGTCCAGAGACAGGGGCACACCTCCAGACTGGCCAGGCATGGACACAGGGAAGGCAGAGCCTGACTTGGAAAAGTTTGGGTTTGAAAAGGAGACTCCAGGGAGTGAAGAATCACTCAGGTTATGTTCTTGGAGTATGGAAGGCCCAACAAAGGAATTATCTCCCATCTGGGCAGTTTCAGTCTTGGGCTTTTTAGCAGCTTGTGTGGCCTAAAACAGAGCAACAGCAGATTTGTGAGACTAAAGATTACGGCTTTACGTGCTTTCAAATGGGGATAAATAGCAGCTTTACTACATCTGTCTTGCGATATttaagtttagacacagctgactgtgaacaaccaacatcttttgcaacactgcatgatgatttaccctcttaagagtttgataatcctctcctttgtttcaattgacatctctcgtgttggagccatgatttatgtcagtccacttggtgcaacagctctccaaggtgtgatcactcctttttagatgcagactaacgagcagatctgatttgattcaggtgttagttttggggatgaaaatttacagggtgattccataatttattcctcagaattgagtgattccatattttttccctctgcttggtctaaaaaagtaaccgttactgactgccacgattttttttcctgatttcttagtgtttcttaaagccagaaagttgccatctgaaatgactttagttttgtgtcatgtctgtgatctgcttttttttctacaaaattaaataactgaatgaacatcctccgagtccggtgattccataattttttgccaggggttgtacatacattaTCCCGCAGCACATCAGATATTTACTGGGGTATATTTTAGAAGTGCGTGTGTAAAGAAAACCAGATGAGAAAGCGATAAGTTGTATCAAAAATTAATCCTCATATTTTCTTTTGTCCAACTACTTACAGGATctgaaagcaggggtggtggccaagtggttagtgtactttatttcagtgtggaaggttctaaattcaaaccccacccctgccacatttctccatgtaatgtggcattgCATTAGGaagcctgtgccaaatcaacatgcagatctaccttgcatctgctgtggcgacacgagggagcagccgaagagacggtcccaccgaataatgaaggatgaagaaggagccacgcaccgttttttttgtttcgtgagctattgtggcagtatagtggctcagagtggctcttagaggcattatcttcagttaacgaggttcctctctgagcgtggcgctaatttcaagatgttcaaaatttagcaacaacagtgtggcgcagtttgtgttcgagttactgcgacggcttagaggcatttgcatggtgcgagtctgcaaaaagtccattatccgtgcgcctggcaccttcgcagcacctgagaggctatttttggaacagctctcctcttgtgcacacaattccacctgctctgtgcgctggactctatataaaataattattttgtagtggattaatcattttctgccaaaccttggatgctgaaaacacctcttccagaatcagaggactgtttcatctggacgcttttttttttcctctctttcctgctccatgtggaatgtattttgaacagcttaaggtcattatttttaatgttttttagagcttgataaaacagttacttgctgtaaaagtatgtctgtatgttgatgtctgttgtatgtaaaagtatgttgatttaatattttgttaatggatcacaggagctccgctgtgtgggcgcactgacgcagtgactcatcatcatgcttcaaacgagcatttaggcagaactccagctcacaaaagagtgatatttcagtcaatattggacaaacacaaagttaacattTGGGTGACTGCATGAAAGTGGAAGTGTGTTTAAAGTcatggaagataactccagtggagcagctaagagcaggagctgtgcagcaacacaggtggagagcgcgcaaaagaccgattttgaagacataacacaaagttaaaagttgtatcatgataacttgtaagctgcggaagaaataaagaaatatatatatatatatatatatatatatatatatatatatatatatatatttgaaagtgatccacaggtgtatataataaaacagccacctcattctgtatgcagaacggcaccgcgcgcaaaagagcgcttttgcagaaataaacggacgaacacaaagttaaaagtggaatcacgttgtaaaaatgactgtgtttaaagccagggaaaaaataaagccagcaagccatggatggaaaggaagccacttagaaagagcacagaggcggctgtccatgaaaggacaacagcagggcgcgcacaaaagagtgattttgcagaaataaacggacaaagttttgtgtgtttaaagcgcagaagaaaagccagagagccgcggagccagtgaggagcacagaggcggctctccaggaacccgtggttcgggtctagctggtctgttggtggacaggtggacagcagcctggcgcatagcacacaactgcggaactgtgctggagtgtccatttttggactgcgtttaaaaaaaaaaaaatgacatctttaaatgctgctgtgaatctgtgaattgaaaacccacactttgaagggaccaggtgtgggagggctggaggtttggacaaaactcatgcctaaacatgcgccaacatggtattatcatggcgctatcatggcactacgtggattagtgtggctgatgcgagccattcgaagcTGTattgacaggtcggtcgtggctcactagaggctgctacgcggcacatgcggggtacagagaggcacatagtggcaccttcatagtggatacgtgatataTCAAAACGtgagtcattcttcaaataatcaccccacacccatgcgtggctccttcttcagccttcattattcagtgggaccaaggctttactCACTTACAGGGTCTGAAAATGGAGGAATGATGCATGCAGGTGTCTATTTCCTAAATGGTTACTGTAACATGTTtgttaacccgtttatgcccagatttttttttattaagtggaaaaagttgcattagtacctttgagattttttattgtgaatagaaAATGACAGTAATACACGTCAGCAACaactgttgccagtggggcaaaaagggttaaacctcttgaattacACTATTTACAATACAAAGATGgttttatttcaactccattaTGTTGGTGTACATCCTGTATAATGGCAAAATTATAAAAATGGCCAATGTCCAAGTACTTATGGATCTGTCCATAAAACCCACGACAGTAGATGGTGACACTGGTTACATGATTAGTCGATTAACtctaataattcgattacaaaaattgTTCGAGGCAGCAACTTTCATTTAATGGCAGGCCTGTGACTTAGGGGTTCCTGGGCTGTTCCAAAGCATCAAAATCAATTTCCTATCAGCTGAAGGTGAAAATTTGGGTCTTCTTTCAGACTTTGGCAAAAGTGCTACACTTACCAGTAACTTACATCAAAGTACAACTGCACAGATTATCATGGAATCTTGTTTAGAAATGACTCCAAGAGACATTCCTGACTGTGACAATGATCTTTCAGAGATCTGTACTGACATCCTTGGATACTTTCCATATTACTGTTGTACCAAGTGATGACAGCAAGCCAACAGACATGTCAGAAATTTCAACACCACTAATTCCTAATCTAAGTGGCTGTatggcaggggtcaccaaccctgttcctggagggtacctgccttgcatgttttctaactctccctgttccactcccagggaATTAACTCTATCAAGTGTgcgcagccaatcaagagctggaaaacactgctctaaaaaaaaataataataataatcaggtgtgacttgagtaggcagatgtggaaaacatttggacaggtgccctccaggaacagggttggtgacccctgctgtaTGGAGTGACACTGTGGGTAAGTGGTTAAAAAGGTACCCAgggagggtgtaccctgcctttggTCCAGTAACTGCTGGAGGAGGAGTACTCACATCCAGGTAACCAGCTGAGTGATTTGGAGTGATGAAGTGGAAAAATTAAGAGCACTCTTTAACAAGTAGGGTATACAGCTGCTCcaacaatcaaatcaaataattTAGAGGGCTGCAAATGAGGTATGCTTATGAACTCTACACTTCAGATTTGTCTGCAGGATTCCACTGTGTGCGTGCACTCCTGCATACCTGTGGCTTTTTCACACCAGATTTCACGACTCATGTTATTTCTGGATCAAGTCTCCATGTTTAGACGTTAATATATGCATTTTTACTCTGTTACAAACTTTGATGGGTAATTTGGTAATCAGCAATCATGACAAGTTGTGACAAGCTGAACCAAATTTACTTAGTAGAGTTTGCAAAGAAAAAGCAGAATTACTGAGGCAGACCTCGCACCCCAACTACTAAACATTTTACCACTTTGTTCCTTAGCCTAACCATATAGGGCACTAATGCCCACTAATTATCTTCGGATCCCAACACATCAAGTCTACAAGTGTTTACAACTTCCTCTGGATGGGTCACCAGTCTAACACACATTACTTCACCAGCCAACAccgtatccatttacagctggatggactctgACGATGTAGATTTagcgtcttgtccaaggacaaaggCAGGTAGTgtaagcaggattcaaacccaggtctacatatgtaTTTGTTGTAGACCATATAAGTATTGCTTGATGTAATTTCAGTTTCGAGCAGATGCGGGAAAACAAGTGGAAAATCTGCATCAtgtcagtccatccagctgtaaatgtgtaTCAGTACTGGTTGGACTTTTGCCCGCTTTACACTCAGGTACAAGGGGAAAAGCACTGACCTGAGGAGCCGCACATCCTGTGTAGAACTTACTAAGTAATGCACAGAGACAGCTAAATGTAGcactttattttaaaataatgaacagatttTTCTTTTAGTCTATTATACATTTGATCCGTAAACTGAATGAAGCAAAGCAGAAATATATCCTACCCTCCAGTTGCGTATCCTTTTTAATCGGCTCGGCGTCTTCTCCAGAATCTGCAGAAACTCGTGTGTCAACTCTGTAAAGACAAATGTGTATTACATAGCTGAGTAACTGCATAATATTGCCAACATTTTACCACAAAGGCAAAGGGCTGGGATTGTCCAATTTTAAAAAACAGATTCAATGTAACCATCATGTTTACACTTAGAACTGTATTCTGAGCTTTTCAACGGGTTAACACATTTAGATGCAACTGAGTGAATGTAGGGAtgaacgattagtcgagtaactcgaataatttcgATTACAAcattgtttgaggcaaattctgtgcttcGACgcgtcgtttaacgttgtagtacatatgccaggcctgtgtgtggcgctgtaacgccccccccccaaaaaaaatcaataaaacaaaaaacagaacaagactagagcatgcgctcaggccGTGTAAGCGCTCATCCATTTCATGCCAAAAGGTACCACTTTCCAACATGAAAGACTGAAATAAAGCCTTTgaggagaaagatggtccacactgatcatgtgAAATAGCTTAGTGAGCATTTAAAGAAAAAGTGTggttgtttttaaaaaacactttCGTCTGCTGGCTGCCTCTACGGGGAGTGGACTATTCATTGCGGCGGTCGGCTGCTGTCTTCTCTGcctgtgtgaggggctctcaggactcccctcacaccgggttagtcacagctctgtccccagcCACACTAAGTCTCAGCAGaattccactctttcttctgtgttttgctgatTCACActgtttctttcactttttggggaacacaacacttcacaaacacagtaacttcaataaaataataattttaaaaaactgactgagaggcttgcatgttcaacctctagctgaaatgcatctgctgaatcgcagcgaaagagggattaaaaaacttaaaaatggttaaattttacaagttggggaaaacaaaaaacagaaagccacatcccattgccatttcagcaaaatgtcaagactttggcttgactttggctgagctgacaccgggaaagatccaaaacttgtaaagatgtgaaaaaacaaggcacacacaggcgacagtggtaaggaaaaactccctctgatgtattgaggaagaaacctcaagcagaccagactctaaggggtgaccctctgcttgggtcatgctacaaacacttaacacaaactcaaatcccattatcataaacataagtGAACActgtcttcgtctacatacatatttacatacatatacagtatacatgtatacacacacatatacatatatacacacacatacacaaatgaatgttactgaacaagttcacaattacaactgacaacacaaaactcatcgtacttcattagatacatatcttgaaaacatttttttatattgatttttaaactgattgctatttggacatcgtttgagttcatccgtcaggttattccataatctagggccacacatggagacacagaaacctttcctggtcgtccgagcgccagcaattttaaaatgatacaagccccgtaaattatattttccttccctctcagtaaaatattcctgaattctaaatggcacttgtttatttttcactttgtacattaattgaacagtcttgaacgaaatcatatcattaagttttaatatttgagatttaatgaacaatgggttggtgtggtctcgataacctgcatttatgaattgtccttaatgctcttttttgaagaatgaataatggttgcaatgtagttttgtaattgtagccccaaacttcagcacaataAGTAAAGCAGGGtgtaaccaatgaacaatacagagtatgcagtgctctgcaatcaagaacatgctttactttatttaatttacccatgaaaacagaaagggatacactaaatttgacaatctgtgtgacGGCGCAGCgggattgtgccattgcttaggaagagccctggactgttgatgttatttaaaaacgcaaaagtactttttatccgattactcgattaattgccagaataatcaatagaatactcgactactaaaataatcgatagcttcAGCCTGAGTGAAATGCATTAATTTGACACAAATGACACACTGCAATATGACAATGGGaaacattatttcagtcttaCCATCAAGCAGCTCCAGAGTGACAGAGTTGTCTACATATTCCCACCAGTGTTTCCCATCCGTGGAAACTGGAATCTCCCAGTTGGACCATTTACACGCCAGATGGATACATACACAGGCGATAACTGTGGGCTTGTACTGGAGGCAGAAGGTAGTCAGGAGTAGACTGCACAGTGTGTGGATGTATGAGCATGTAGAAAATGTATGTGttgtgtgcgcgcatgtgtgtgaGTATAAATGTCAGATATGCAGGGGTATGTGAAGAGATGCGTTGTGTGCAGATTTGGGCCGGGCACGGTCAGGATCGGTCCAACATACGAAGGGAAAAAGAAACCACAAGGAGCACACAATTTTAATTTTGGGGGAAAACATGTCAATATAGAAAAACTTAGCAGAATAGTTCAAAGGTAAGTCATTTGAGTTCACAACAACGTAACAGCCTCGAGTCTAGTAACACCAAATTTTTGTGCAGTTTACAAAAAACTATTAACTAGTTAAAAGGACAACATTCTCAGTGTTTTTACGACTAAGGATCAATGATTTTGGCTAGTTTAAATATTGGGGCAATAAAGCATGTGTAGAAAGAGGAGACCAAATAAAAACTATTTACACCCGTATCTGTCAAGATCTTTTAAATAAATTATGGTTTTCTTAAAAGGTAAAATGTCACTTAGACGGCAATATTTGACATACTTCATGTGTGATGGCAGATGGAAACGTGTTAAGTCAGTTCAACAGCATATGTCACATTTcagatcacttaaaaaaaaatggctaCCATCCAAGTACTTTCAGCAAAAATGCTACcaagaataaataaaattgtCACTGTCATTCTTGTGGTCCATTTTATCACTGTGTACATGTTCACAGTGAATTAGACTTAATATCATGGAAAACATACTGGCAATAAAGTAGGACCACTCCACTGTAAAACCAGATGGATGGTAACCATGCACATTAATAAAAGCACAGTGTCTGGAGTATTGCACCTTCAAATATAGCCAAAAGGCACATTTAATACCATTTGTCAAAACCAGTTATCAAACCTAGGGCTGCACGATATTTCTGTATCTGTATTCATCAATAAAGAGCTCACATTGGCAAATTAAATCACTTATGCAGGGTTTTCCCCTCTGAGGGTAGAAGCACAGCCTTCTCTAGTGCTGTTATGGTAGATACATTTGAAAGGTTTTGCCAAAATAGTA
Proteins encoded in this region:
- the ccnt2a gene encoding cyclin-T2a isoform X2; this encodes MVFHPRTTGEHAVTPVRNRTGQGAFIPATSGESDSRNGSETERIAINREQVHVTIVTCPSSWQTAVQIISPTTLFLAAKVEEQPRKLEHVIKVAHACLNPQELPLDTKSNAYLQQAQELVILESIVLQTLGFEITIDHPHTDVVKCSQLVRASKDLAQTSYYMATNSLLLTTFCLQYKPTVIACVCIHLACKWSNWEIPVSTDGKHWWEYVDNSVTLELLDELTHEFLQILEKTPSRLKRIRNWRATQAAKKPKTETAQMGDNSFVGPSILQEHNLSDSSLPGVSFSNPNFSKSGSAFPVSMPGQSGGVPLSLDAMAGTYNPSCHSEWPQGNQSQAVYLSTCLKQDSVSVPHQGPTLPLPTSTSSLLHHPPLYKTEKMDFNPVKHEQKGAGGSVAGKHQLAATQLPPPQPSPAQKLSLEKYREKHVAELVAAGQKRRQEQHGGLMECDAREDSSSISTCAPFSASQLDHRKHSQTHQISQHAYGSSSISTASPMKKVPSHSSTGQDRRHHSDKRDKGASSLKLRLAVPGSASSSQLDKSGQLSKDDLKMKLKVSSSERNSSSDEGMAANNKSKHSSPLVSKDKQYRGAEHASHRHHKHSHGHTHSGNGRGGPEGHGGGGVLLQSPLGLVSMERAPAAPVSTTSSSRKRPHAEVNHHPSSSSSSSCSKVSKISKGSSVAAGGLRTSQQYPPSDLSHELGDQRH
- the ccnt2a gene encoding cyclin-T2a isoform X1, whose amino-acid sequence is MAACRGASSKWFFTREQLENTPSRRYGIEPDRELSYRQQAANLIQEMGQRLNVSQLTINTAIVYMHRFYMHHSFTKFHRNIISPTTLFLAAKVEEQPRKLEHVIKVAHACLNPQELPLDTKSNAYLQQAQELVILESIVLQTLGFEITIDHPHTDVVKCSQLVRASKDLAQTSYYMATNSLLLTTFCLQYKPTVIACVCIHLACKWSNWEIPVSTDGKHWWEYVDNSVTLELLDELTHEFLQILEKTPSRLKRIRNWRATQAAKKPKTETAQMGDNSFVGPSILQEHNLSDSSLPGVSFSNPNFSKSGSAFPVSMPGQSGGVPLSLDAMAGTYNPSCHSEWPQGNQSQAVYLSTCLKQDSVSVPHQGPTLPLPTSTSSLLHHPPLYKTEKMDFNPVKHEQKGAGGSVAGKHQLAATQLPPPQPSPAQKLSLEKYREKHVAELVAAGQKRRQEQHGGLMECDAREDSSSISTCAPFSASQLDHRKHSQTHQISQHAYGSSSISTASPMKKVPSHSSTGQDRRHHSDKRDKGASSLKLRLAVPGSASSSQLDKSGQLSKDDLKMKLKVSSSERNSSSDEGMAANNKSKHSSPLVSKDKQYRGAEHASHRHHKHSHGHTHSGNGRGGPEGHGGGGVLLQSPLGLVSMERAPAAPVSTTSSSRKRPHAEVNHHPSSSSSSSCSKVSKISKGSSVAAGGLRTSQQYPPSDLSHELGDQRH